TTTTGCGCCGGCTCGTTTCAGGGCGCGCGCGCAGGAATCCAGGGTCGCGCCCGTCGTACATACGTCATCTATCAGCAAGACGCGCAGATTGTCAACTTTCGCGCCTTTGCGCATAGCGTAAGCGCCACGGACGGATTCCCAGCGCTCGCGGCGCGAGAGCAAAAGGCGCGGCGGGCGAGGCTTCGTGCGGACAAGCAGGTAAGCGCGGAGGGGGAGTTTGAGTTGCCTGGCCAGAGGCCGGGCGATAAGTTCGGCCTGGTTG
The genomic region above belongs to Candidatus Acidiferrales bacterium and contains:
- a CDS encoding ComF family protein, which gives rise to LSLGKWFAARLREKVQAAPEIFKSDVVVPVPLHPARRRERGYNQAELIARPLARQLKLPLRAYLLVRTKPRPPRLLLSRRERWESVRGAYAMRKGAKVDNLRVLLIDDVCTTGATLDSCARALKRAGAKSVTGLTVARVVAASVPLPPSQPIKKAIPGASPSI